The Halovivax ruber XH-70 genome includes the window GCCGTGACCGTCGCTGGTCGAGTCGAGCGTCAGGTCGGCGAGTTCGGAGAGTCGCTCGGCGGCCCCGTCGACGTCACCGTCGAGAACCGGATCGGGGTGTGGATCGTGCTCGCCCGGCCCGTCGACGAGGTCCTCGGGAGAGTCGGCGCCGTAGGCGGCGATGATCGCGTCCGGGTCGGCCTCGACGTCTTCGAATAGTTCGGTGACGGGTACGTCGTCGGTCATATCCGACGAGCCACCAAATACCTGCTTCGTTACGCGCCGATTACCGTGATTCGTTCGACGGCTGACCGTGACGAAAGGCGGGCAACGTGACGTTTCCGCGTTCAGAAGAGATCCTGGACGAGTTCGAGACTGCGTTCGCGATCCGACCAGGCGACGACGATGGCAACGCTGGTGGCCGACGTGACGAGGTCGTGAATCTGGATGCGCTCCTCGGCGAAGGGGTCGACGATCTCGTGGATGACTCCCGGCTGCGTCGGAAGTTCGCCGCCCGTGAGGCGGATGATGGCGAGCGGCTCGTCCACCGTGACAGAGGCGACCTCCGGCCGTTCGATGACCTGCTGGTGGAGGATGTTCTCCGCTCGCCCGGCCTCCTCGGCGTCCACGTACAGGGTGATGCTGTCGAGGCCGCTCGCAGCGACGTCGATGTTGATGTCGGCATCGCCGAGCGCACCCGCGAGCGACTGAAAGACGCCGGATTCGTTGCGGATGGACCGGCCGGCGACGGTGAGGCAGGCCAGCGGGCGCTCGCGGAGGTCGATGAGGTTCTCGAAGGTTCCCTCGATCGTCGTGCCGCCGGTCAACAGATCGCCGTGCTGGTAGTGAACGACGCGGACGTCGAGGGCCTCGTCCTTGTAGGAAAGGGCCGACGGTGCCACGACCTCGGCCCCGCGAAACGAGAGGTTTCGAAGTTCGTCGACGGAGATTTCGCCGACGTTACGTGCCCCCTCGACGGCGTGTGGGTCGCCCGTCATGACGCCCTCGACGTCGGTCACGATGACGACCTCGTCTGCGTCCATGTACGACCCGAGCATGACCGCGGTCGTGTCCGATCCACCCCGTCCGAGCGTGGAGACGGCTCCATCGGGCCCTTCGGCCAGGAACCCAGTGATCACCGGGACCGTCTCGTCGAGCGTCGAGACGAGCGCTTCGGTCCGTTCTTGCGTGGCCGAGACGTCGACCTCGCCGTACTCGTCGGTCACGACCGGCCACTCGGGATCGCCGGGTTCGACGAACGTCGCATCGACGCCCCGTGCCGTCAGTGCCGCTTTCACCATCCGGACCGACGTCCGTTCGCCCATGCTGACGATCTCCGCACGGTCGGCATCCGACGCCTGGAACGTGATGTCGTCGATGAGCTCGTCGGTCGTCGATCCCATGGCACTCGCGACGACGGCGATCTCGTGGCCGTTGGCGACTGCCGCCTCGATCGAGTCGGCCGCTCTGGCGATCCGATCACCGCTGCCGAGACTCGTCCCGCCGAACTTCGCTACGACGCGCACGAAATCACCCCGATAGCCGTCCGATCCAACCCGTTCGAGACCCGATTCGACATGGATGCCAGTTTGGGAAGACTGGTGATAACCCTGTCCCTCGGACGGAATCTTACCCACTCCCCGAGAGTGCCACCGACGAGCAGCGGACGGCCGCGTCGTGACCCTCGGTCTCGGGGCGACCGCATCCGTTCGACGGGCCGGTCGGGTTCGGGAGGGACATCTTTCACGCTGGCTTCCGTAGGGGTCGGCAAATGAACGTCCGAGACGCCAGAGAAGCCGACGCAGCGGCCCTTGCCGCGCTCGCAGACGCCCCGACGGACGTCCTCATGTCCCAGCTCCACACCCGGACCGTTCGCGTCGCCGTGCCGTCGAC containing:
- a CDS encoding aspartate kinase — its product is MRVVAKFGGTSLGSGDRIARAADSIEAAVANGHEIAVVASAMGSTTDELIDDITFQASDADRAEIVSMGERTSVRMVKAALTARGVDATFVEPGDPEWPVVTDEYGEVDVSATQERTEALVSTLDETVPVITGFLAEGPDGAVSTLGRGGSDTTAVMLGSYMDADEVVIVTDVEGVMTGDPHAVEGARNVGEISVDELRNLSFRGAEVVAPSALSYKDEALDVRVVHYQHGDLLTGGTTIEGTFENLIDLRERPLACLTVAGRSIRNESGVFQSLAGALGDADINIDVAASGLDSITLYVDAEEAGRAENILHQQVIERPEVASVTVDEPLAIIRLTGGELPTQPGVIHEIVDPFAEERIQIHDLVTSATSVAIVVAWSDRERSLELVQDLF